DNA from Platichthys flesus chromosome 20, fPlaFle2.1, whole genome shotgun sequence:
ttcctctctgtgagTGAAGGCAATGTCTTTGTACTGTGTGGCCTTAAGTATGTGGACATTCCAAGTGCAAAGTGTACAGGGGAGGTTTTAAAACAAGAACCTGGTCACAGCCGGTCAGTCCAACAGGAACATCCCCGGCAGCTGAGGGTCTTTGTCTTCATTCCCTGAACTATGGATTCAACCTGCTGctcttctgcctcctccatcaAAGTGCTGGTTTGAACAGACGATGGAGTTTAGCTGCTGTGTTTATTCTGACCACACGAGGGAGACTGGAGAGTTTCAGCTGAGGTGAAGGGTTCTGTTAGTACTTTCTGCTGTGGACCACACACAGTATGAGCCTAAtgtcatgaataataaataacatctATTTTTGTAGAGTGTTCTTACTAATAGTGACTGATACTGTTTGTAAAACCCGGCTCACCATCTGCAGCAGGGTCACGGTTATGtcctgaaatgtaaaaatccaAACCCCAAATATGTAGAATAATAAAGATCTCTACATAAACCAGGAGCCAGCAgcgctgtttgttttcttctcgcTCTTCAGAACTATTTCTGGGCCGAGTCCTTCAGGTCTAGACAGACGAGGACATCCGATCCTGCAGCCCAGCGTCCGGTGGACTGCACATGAAGCTCAGACTCTGGAGGAAATCATTTGCAGCTTTGAAAGTGTCTGGGGTCCTCGCTCGTTTATCAGCCACAAAGTTTTCACAGTTAATCAGCGTGTGTTTCTGAAGGGAGGCGAGCACCTTCCACGAGGTCAATAAAAATACCTTCAGTCTTCCCGTAAAAAGAGAAACACCAACGCCTGCTTTTAATAATCTCATACAAAATTTTATTCATCTTGatgtaaaaatatgtttctgcaagaagaaaaaaaaaggatcttCACATTCTGAGTCTGAGCTCAGTTAACAGAGTTGAACCTCAGGGAGCGGCGCCTCTCACATTCCCAGCTGCTTCTCAGCCACCTCGCACAGTTTGTTCTTCTGCACCTGCAAAGAACCAGAATAGGCCTCTTTCATACTTTGTGGTCAAACATGAGATATAATAAGGATATTTCCATCTAGCTCTAAAATACGATTCATTGTATTTCCTAACAATCTGTTCAAGGGCATCACTGGACCAGGCTGAAGTCAGGAGCGCTGGACTGGGGACGACAGGTTTTCAAATATGCAGTCGTGGAAAGAACCGTTAACACTGAGTGTTTTCTTCTGGTGCGGTTAAGTAAATTGTTTTTATCTGGGTTCCTCTACCAGCACCGGGTGTGCGTGCAGACGAGCTATTAGCTGCAGTCCCTCCTGTCTGGGGGCATTTGGGGGCTACGCCATGTCTACAGTGAATTATGAACAATCAGAGTCCCAGGAGAGAAACTCCAGAACCAGAGGGGAGTTGATGTTTCTGTGTTGCACGTCGCCCCGGCCTCATTCATCAGAGACTCTTACATTAGCTGCTAAATATACATCTGTGCTCAGGTCATATCAATAAACACTTTAATAGATTTACAGGCGTCTTGGAGGAGCTCACCTTTCCAGTGACAGTGACGGGGAAGCTGGTGACGAAGAGCACGTAGCGAGGGATCTTGAAGTGAGCGATCTGAAAGCAGCAGAGTCAACGAGTTCAAACGAAGGAAGATGAAGTTTAACCATGAAACACTGGAAATGAGCTTTTACCTGATCCTTGCAGAAAGCTCTGATTTCCTCTGCAGTGCATTCCTCGCCTTCTACCACTTTGATACAAGCACAGACTTCTTCACCCATGTAAGCGTCCTTGACTCCGACCACCTGatgaacacagagaagaagaaccaTGAACCTCTGAGGAAACATCAGTGATATCCTgttaaagagaagaagagttaCGGCCTTAAAAACAATGCTACggtaaaacaagacaaaataaaCCAAGTGTCCAGTGTTCAGAGTATTTAATGATAAACCGTAGAAAACAAACCATAGCAGGAGGCTCATCTCATTCTTCTGAGTTAAAATGTTAGAAAGTATAAATTAGATGAGAAGTGAGAGATCAGTCAATATATGGCAAGAAGGAAAATTAGACTGGACTCTGATCCATGGTGTCGTCCTTTTTTAACCTGTTCTTATTTCGACTTACAAAGTCAGgaagtagattttttttattccagacTGGTCACTTTATTAGGCACACTTTTGAAATCGGATTAAGTTCATGAAGACCAGAGTCCTGTGATTAAACAATCCGCTGCTGTTGCACATCTGAGGGTTGTTCACCTTCTTGTCCCAAGTTTTACAAAATCTATCATTTGTAAGGGTTTAATTTATGGCCGTTACATTAAATTGCAGGAGTAAGGCGTGTACCTCATAAAGTGGTCACTGAGTTTATAGTTATTCCCTTCTCCTGTATTCACCACAGTGGTAAACAGGACACGTGTTCTGTGAAGTTTACTGTgaagatccttttttttttgaacaCACAAAGGTTTTGGTTTCTCTTTCATCCGGGGCCTCGCTGTGTGGAGCTCACCTGAGCCTCCATCACTTTGGGATGCGTGTGCAGGAACTGCTCGATCTCCGCCGGGTAgatgttctctcctcctctgatgatCATGTCTTTAATCCTGCCCTGAATGCGACAGTAGCCGAAGGCGTCCATGCTGCCGATGTCgctgcaggaaacaggaaacgtTGTAAACATCAGCAGCTGGAGTGTAAATCCAGTTCCCCCCCTCTGGTTCCAGTGTCGTTCTTTCACTCACCCAGTCTTGTACCAGCCGTCTTTACTGATGCACTCGTCTGTCTTGGCCGGGTCGTCCCAGTACTCCAGCATCACGCAGTATCCTCGGATCATGATCTCCCCCGTCGTCCCCAGAGCCGCCAGCTCGCCAGTCGCTGGGTTCACGATCTTAGCCTGCAGAGATTTCAATCAGCAAATCACGTTCATCACTGCACAGAGTTACCTCAGTGTCCTCCAGCAGGTGTacaggtgttcctaataaagtggtcactgtgtgtgttgagtgatTTGGATAAATAATCTTTCATACATTCATTTTTGACTAAATCCTCTGAGGTGTGTTGTTGTAAGATGATAAATCCTGGATGGTTTATACTGGGGGCTGTGTGTGGggctgtgtggtgctgtgtggtgctgtgtgtggtgctgtgtggggctgtgtgtggtgctgtgtgtggtgctgtgtggtgctgtgtggtgctgtgtgtggctgtgtgtggctgtgtgtggtgctgtgtggtgctgtgtggtgctgtgtggtgctgtgtggggctgtgtgtggtgctgtgtggtgctgtgtgtggtgctgtgtggtgctgtgtggtgctgtgtggtgctgtgtgtggtgctgtgtggtgctgtgtgtggtgctgtgtgggGCTGTGTGGggctgtgtggtgctgtgtggtgctgtgtgtggtgctgtgtggggctgtgtgtggtgctgtgtggggctgtgtggtgctgtgtggtgctgtgtggtgctgtgtggggctgtgtgtggtgctgtgtggtgctgtgtgtggtgctgtgtggtgctgtgtggtgctgtgtggtgctgtgtgtggtgctgtgtggtgctgtgtggggctgtgtggtgctgtgtggtgctgtgtgtggtgctgtgtggtgctgtgtggtgACTGGAACCCGGTGCTGGGCCCACGCACCTCGATGTGGTCCAGCACGTAGCCGACCGTCTCGCTCTTCCTCTCGGCGTTGTCCTTCGGGGACGCGCAGAACGTCACCGGGCTGTTCTCTGTGGTTCCATACCCGATCTGCcaatcacacaaacagcttGAGTGTCTCCCCTCGTGATCAGGTTGTGTTCAGCTCAGTGACACGTGTGTTGCTCTTGTGCTGGTGTTCATCTGCAGCCGGGTGGTGCCGGAGAAAATTCTTCACCAATTACACACACTGGAGAATATCAGGTTTAAAGACCttaaacatgccagatttttatatatatttaagtgttataaaacaaaactcattaaaaagtaaaactacTGAACATAACTACTTTACAAACTTTCCACACGACCGGAGCTCGAGGTTCTTTGATGCTTTAGTCGTTAAAGTTAAAACCTTTCAGGAGGAAAACTGCAGTTTAGTTGCATAAAATATAGAAGTCAGTGTTCACAGCTGCAGATCCACTCAGAGGCAGAAACGTCTCAGACGAGGTCACTCCGAGGACGTTTACCTGGAAACTCAGGGAGGAGACGATATTCCCAATAAAATGTTAGATTTGTTAAGCAAACTCTAGATTCCATTTATCCTGGACGGATCCATTCATCTTCACTGGTTCtgaatttatctttattattaaaagCAGGTGTAAAAGTATTTCTCCTAAAAGAAGCTTTGTCCTCAGAGCTTCTCTGACGTCCAGCTGGCGACAGGCTTTGAAAAATAACTTCTCGATGTCTTTGCAGTGGAAACCTGATCACTGCCTTCGCCCTCAGGAACTAAAGGCTCTGACTGAAGGAGGCCGTGACATGTGACACACCACACGCTCACACTTTACTTTCCCAAAGACAAAAAGCACCAGGAATGCACGGCGGCATTTAACCTTTCATTCCTGGGATGGTGGCAGAATCGTTAGAGCTTTAAATGAGCGCCTCACACCTCGCTCCACATCTGGAGACTATTACAGGTTCTGAAGCAGCTGCGGAGGAGCGGCTCTGTTTCCCGCCACCgcagaatgaaaaacaatggacCCGTCTGGATAACGTGCACAGAACCGGACTTCATGACACGTTGGGACTGTTATAAAAGTCATTAAAAGACATTTCACAGTGTCTTGTTTGATTTGCCTGCCCAGCGGCACGGAGCATCGTGTCCTGCAGATCTAAGGACGGCAGCAGAGAGCGTGAGTTGGTCCACTCGTCCTCTTCCTGCTCGTTCAGGGTTAAACTCTCACAGACACTTGACTTCCTCTTGCAAACCTCTCACCCTGGCAAAGCCCTCCtcgcttttttcccctcaaggAAATGTTATAAATAGTGCTGTGTGTTCTGTTGACTCAAATTGAATGTCTCTTTGCACTGCCCACCTTTGCTCACCTTTTCACTCCTCTCTCCGTCCGCTTCTcgctcaacacaaacacacaaacacacaccccccccccctcacacacacacacacaccccctcacTGCGGTTCTTCTTTGCATTTCACAGTTCGTCTCGGCTTCTCTCGgaggatttcttcttcttctgctggttctgctgagcagctggaggagaggactTAGGAGCCAGGATGCGTTGTGTGAgctggttgttgttggggacCTGCCTCCTGGTCCTGGGCCCCGCCGTGCAGGGAGCCCCGGGCCAGTGCCCCAGCCTGTGCCACTGCCACGGGGACCTCCAGCACGTCATCTGTGACAGCGCCGGGCTGAAGAAGATCCCCCAGGTGTCGGACGCCACCCGCTTGCTGAACCTGCAGAGGAACAGCCTGGGCCACATTCCCACAGGGGCCTTCAGCGACAGCAAGGGGCTCATCTCCCTGCACATGCAGCACTGTCAGCTCAGAGAGATCGGCTCTCAGGCCTTCAAGGGGCTGAAGAAGCTCGTCTACCTCTACCTGTCCAACAACGAGATCAACAGCATCAAGCCCGGCGCCTTCGAGGACCTCACGGAGCTCACCTACCTCTACCTAGACGGGAACCAGATCAGCGACCTGGCCAGGGGCATCTTCTCCCCCATGATCAACCTCTTTATCCTGCAGCTCAACGACAACCGGCTGCGCGAGCTGCGGCCGGGGACCTTCACCGGGGCCAAGGACCTGCGCTGGCTGCACATGAGCGGGAACGAGCTGACCACCCTGCAGCCGGGCTCTCTGGACGACGTGGAGAACCTGGCCATCCTTCACCTGGACCGGAACAAGATGTCCACGTATCCCAGTGCGGCCATGAGCAAGCTGCgagtggtggaggagctcaCGCTGGGGAGGAATCCCATGAGGACCATCCCAGACAACGCCTTCCAGAGCTTTGGGCGCTACATGGAGAAGCTGCACCTGGACAACATGAGTCTGGAGAAGGTCAGTCTGTGgcttcaatatatatttaatatatctaATGTGACGTGCTGTGGCTTAAAACATATACTGGTAACTTAAAAACAAGTTAAGACAAAGTGCTGCAGGTGTCGTTTAAATATATTCAGACACTTATCAAATTGACTTCTATGGTGGTtgtttaaaatagtttttgtaaAGAGTAAATTTTCCTGAAAGAAGATAAGACCAAGGTTAATAAATTGATATCAGGAAAAgttctttgtgtttatgtattCATCTAAATATTGATTCATTTCTTTGGGTTTAGCAAACACGTCTATTAAACGTTGTCTTTTGAATCAGTGTGTTTATAGAACAGACTTGTCAGAGGTCGACTCCGCCTGCGAACGCTCAATGATTCATACACAACCAACACGTGTTCaagttatttatcatttaaccTGATTTAAATTAGAATTTATAAACCTTTATATATTATTTCTGTAACTGAATCTTTGCTGTAACATGATTCTGTGTTTCTCCCTGTTTGAAATGACACCTGCTGAAAACAAGATGTCACTTCCCAAGCACAGAAAGAAACAAGCCTCGTGGTTTTAGTCTTATAATGTGAAGGTTGAAGGTTGAGTTGACAGTTTCACCACAAGTCCAGAGGTGACGGTGTCTCTGTGGAGTGAGAGATTCCAGTGGGACGTCCAGACTCAAGAGTCTGAGATGAAGGTTCCTTTGAGACGTGTTCAAATGACCCGCTCGCTCAAATGTCCGTCTTTGTCCCGTCGTGAGGACAGTTGTTGTTTAATGGGTCCGGAGACATCGGCGTGGTCAGGACGTCCACGTGGCTTCAAAGATTAACATTACGGGTTTCAAACCTTTAACCGGCAGCTGGAAAATATTAATTTACAGCAAGGAaggttgaaaatgtcaaattacagacattttcatacaatataaaataacatcTGGCTGCTTCATAGACGCGatgctgatgttttcactgtgaaACATCTGTTCTGTTCCTCTGGATCTCACAGCTCCAGGATGAATGTGCACACTATTAGCTCTCTGCTACACCACACTACTTTTCAAACATTCCTGAGCGCACATTTGCTTCATGCTTGAGGTTAATCCAATATTTGAGTGTACTTGTGCCCCAGCATGGAGGCATCCCAGAGGGGGGAACTGTGAAAGAACAGCCCTCTCAGCCGGGCCTGTGTGAGCGCCaggtggaggcagcaggaggcggCTGAGATGAAACCTCTTTCCATCAGATGAAGGTATTTTtagagtgtttttgtttgctggACCTCGGCCAAGCAGGTCTAATTATTACACAAGTGTTATTTTCAGCGaggtgtgtttcctgctctggCCAGGCGGGTCTGGTAAACAGGTCAGGAGGGGTTAGGAGACAGGTAAACAGAGGCCGGGTGTTCCACAGTGCATGACCAGGAGTATTTTTAGCTCTGCCTTCCCTCCAGCTGAACGGACAGTCGGGGCCTGTGCGAGTGGCTTCCTGGCAGAGGAGTGGCCCGGAGAGGGGGACGACAGAGAGATTGGAAAAACACCTCGACCGCGCTGGAAGTCTTCCATCTTCCGTTGCTTCAAAACACCCGGCCCTCGGCCACTCGCCGCTCGGCAGTGGAAATTTCCAAa
Protein-coding regions in this window:
- the chad gene encoding chondroadherin, producing MRCVSWLLLGTCLLVLGPAVQGAPGQCPSLCHCHGDLQHVICDSAGLKKIPQVSDATRLLNLQRNSLGHIPTGAFSDSKGLISLHMQHCQLREIGSQAFKGLKKLVYLYLSNNEINSIKPGAFEDLTELTYLYLDGNQISDLARGIFSPMINLFILQLNDNRLRELRPGTFTGAKDLRWLHMSGNELTTLQPGSLDDVENLAILHLDRNKMSTYPSAAMSKLRVVEELTLGRNPMRTIPDNAFQSFGRYMEKLHLDNMSLEKFSDGAFTGVTAIKSLHLDNNRLKSLPRSLELSTITNLTLSTNPWSCSCQLAALRRWMDSSRSRPDALCASPPAQRGKQVRDSSAFSGCRVKAKRAKKGTRP